GGTTACAACAGTGATATAGGAGGAAGTGCCTATTAAACATCCTTCAGATAaaatgtgttgtgtgttcctgTGAGTCTCAGAACTCCTTGAGAGTGTCCCCTCCCTGAGGGTTTTCCAGCCAGTGTGGGGGCCAGGTAGCTTTAACACTGGGTCTGTCCTTCACCATACTGTAGTACGCACCCAGTTTGGGGTAACGCGCCGTAGACAGCCTGGAGGGAGAGAATACATCATTCATCTTTGCCTGTGGGAGGAACATATTCATTGATCCATCCGTCATCCCATTGACACTACACGGCGAAACGCTTACCCAAAGCGGAAGGCGTAGGCAATCACAGGGAAGACAATAACGTCAGCCAATGAGAAGGCTTTTCCTGCCAGGTAAGAACCCACCTCCGCCTGGAAACAAGCACATTTATTAAGTCTCGTTCACACTGGCAGTTCGATGTGACTCAAAACCTTGTTTTTAACATATTTACAAATGATTTTccctgcagtctgaacagccaaaacACACATCAGTTATGTCAAAACACAAATCTGATTCCCGGCCATGGGACTCGGAATATCAAAGCCACCTGGGGGCAAATACTGTTACCAGGCAGAtgttgttgctagctagctactcggttgacaagaacatgtggttGCTAAGTAGCTTGttaaattgtttacaaacaaataagTGCTAGCTAGCCGACCGCTGTAGCCAGCCGACCGCTGTAGCCAGCCCACCGCTGTAGCCAGCCCACCGCTGTAGCCAGCCAAAAGGACTCATTTTGAAAGTCGGATCATCTGATTCATTAAAGCGTTCTTACGCCATGATTCTGAACATTCAAAACAAACTGGGGAAACGTCCACGACAGGCATCGTCCACGACAGGCATCGTCGTCACCTTAAGCTTGTTACATAACTTCTAAGTGACAGGAAACACAAGCAGCCTACGCCACCGTTCATACACACCCGGTGTTACCATGACAACTAGCGTAGCCGTGTCAGCACAATTGTCTGAACACGCACATCCGATTTGTGTCTCGTGAAGATttctgtttggacagtcagtattccGGAATGGatttggggggaaaaaaaaactaaaaagattttCGCATTAAAGCTTTAGTCTACCaacaactggtgtgtgtgtgtgtgtgtgtacccacctTCTGAAAGTATCCCTCCCACAGTTTGATTTCAGCGGCCAGGTTCTCCTTGTTCCTCTTGATAGCggagtcatgtctctctccctcgggGACACGGTAGTTGTAGTAGATGACGTTACCTGAGAGACAAACGTCAAAACAAAGTCATAGAAGGCATCATCATATGGCCCCTCAAGTTTCAAGAACCATGTGGGGGGTGCtagttgtcatggtaacaacAGGTGTGTATGAACGGTGGGGGGGGGCCTGTATGAGAGAATATTATAAGTGAATCACAGATGAAAAGACATCGTTCTCCACTTCACATGTCCTAGAACATGTTGTCTAGG
This genomic window from Oncorhynchus clarkii lewisi isolate Uvic-CL-2024 chromosome 32, UVic_Ocla_1.0, whole genome shotgun sequence contains:
- the LOC139391699 gene encoding glutathione S-transferase rho, with translation MAKDMTLLWGSGSPPCWRVMIALEEKQLQGYNQKLLSFEKAEHKSKEVLDINPRGQLPAFKHGDNILNESYAACMYLESRFRSQGPQLIPEGQLEQALMYQRMFEVLNFSDKLSNVIYYNYRVPEGERHDSAIKRNKENLAAEIKLWEGYFQKAEVGSYLAGKAFSLADVIVFPVIAYAFRFGLSTARYPKLGAYYSMVKDRPSVKATWPPHWLENPQGGDTLKEF